One part of the Aspergillus luchuensis IFO 4308 DNA, chromosome 5, nearly complete sequence genome encodes these proteins:
- a CDS encoding uncharacterized protein (COG:I;~EggNog:ENOG410PMM2;~InterPro:IPR006115;~antiSMASH:Cluster_5.20;~go_function: GO:0050661 - NADP binding [Evidence IEA]) gives MGYAMAQNVRKSMPSTGRLYIFDVFRSSCERFQIEMEGTSAVVVVDSAREAVEQAPTVISIVPNAADV, from the coding sequence ATGGGGTACGCCATGGCCCAGAATGTGCGCAAGAGCATGCCGTCAACAGGGCGGCTGTACATCTTTGATGTCTTTCGCAGCTCATGTGAGCGGTTCCAGATCGAGATGGAGGGGACCagcgcggtggtggtggttgactCTGCTCGAGAAGCCGTGGAGCAGGCGCCGACGGTCATCTCCATCGTTCCCAACGCCGCCGACGTTTGA
- a CDS encoding uncharacterized protein (antiSMASH:Cluster_5.20): protein MATSDHSKISQDAQKIFNSDPSLFLQDKTLTGRGSHSPSMKDNKQSQSVYELWEGVHHGLECQKPIFDDSLQRGGDIDPAFVDFRGSHDRRKAQRLPHHRDLGLNSLCCLFDTTRGL, encoded by the exons ATGGCGACCTCCGACCACTCCAAAATATCGCAGGATGCTCAAAAAATCTTTAACTCG GATCCCAGTCTGTTCCTGCAAGATAAAACGTTGACAGGACGGGGTAGCCATTCGCCCTCAATGAAAGACAATAAACAGTCCCAGTCCGTATATGAGCTATGGGAAGGGGTACATCACGGGTTAGAATGCCAGAAGCCCATATTTGACGATTCTCTACAACGGGGTGGGGATATTGATCCCGCTTTCGTAGATTTTCGCGGCTCGCATGATCGGCGAAAAGCGCAGCGACTGCCTCACCACAGGGATTTGGGTTTGAATTCACTATGCTGCTTATTTGATACGACCAGAGGTCTATAA